One genomic window of Psychrobacter cibarius includes the following:
- a CDS encoding DUF262 domain-containing HNH endonuclease family protein has protein sequence MTMNFNTTNSTFRQLLGNGLRYSVPAFQRDYSWSDLEWEELWQDIEALFIEDAESAHYMGYLVLQTTNNKQFDIIDGQQRLTTLSILILAGLSFLKDMVSNSVDADRNGQRLHQLKNDYIGYTDPVTLIETPILKLNRHNDKYYRNHLITLDKLPQRGLHASEHRIRKAFDWFKNKIKQKFGMESSSGQNFAQFLDDLVDKLFFTVITVNDELNAFKVFETLNARGVRLSSTDLLKNYLFSLASADELHDTQIKHLEERWESIVTLLGNESFPEFLRVYWNSRHKLIRKTDLFKTIRKHIKSKEDAFKLVKEIELSADAYTALKDIQDVRWSEESKYLKQLSMYRVKQPFSVLLASYENFFESDRKGFLSIVRAISILSFRYNVICNNPPNEQERFYNKIAVRIECKELSSASLVIKALDEIYPKDEVFKSAFAAKQLKTTDNRNKKIVRHILCEIEKNVSGVGRDENDDKFNIEHVLPENPDDSWDDIDDTKIDSMTYRLGNMTLLETSNNREASNKSYQEKLMIYSRSSLTMTQNLPKNYNKWNLNSIDSRQKKLANLATSIWKISELS, from the coding sequence ATGACAATGAATTTCAATACGACAAATAGCACTTTTCGTCAGTTATTAGGTAATGGTCTACGTTATAGTGTACCTGCTTTTCAGCGTGATTATTCATGGTCAGACCTAGAGTGGGAAGAGTTGTGGCAAGATATAGAGGCACTATTTATCGAAGATGCTGAATCTGCACATTATATGGGGTATTTAGTACTGCAAACTACAAATAATAAACAGTTTGATATTATCGATGGTCAGCAGCGATTAACAACACTTAGTATTCTAATTCTAGCAGGTCTAAGTTTTTTAAAAGATATGGTAAGTAATAGTGTCGACGCTGACCGTAATGGCCAACGTTTACATCAGTTGAAAAATGACTATATTGGCTATACTGACCCAGTTACTCTGATTGAAACACCAATCTTAAAGCTGAACAGGCACAATGATAAGTATTATCGTAATCACTTAATCACATTGGATAAGCTGCCACAACGTGGATTACATGCTTCTGAACATAGAATTCGTAAAGCTTTTGATTGGTTTAAAAATAAAATTAAGCAGAAGTTTGGGATGGAAAGTTCTAGTGGTCAGAATTTTGCACAGTTTCTAGATGATTTAGTAGATAAATTGTTTTTCACAGTTATTACTGTGAACGATGAGCTCAATGCTTTTAAAGTATTTGAGACGCTCAACGCGCGAGGTGTTCGTCTTTCTTCTACTGACCTATTAAAAAATTATTTATTCTCTTTAGCTAGTGCTGACGAATTGCATGATACTCAAATAAAACACTTAGAAGAACGGTGGGAAAGCATTGTTACGTTATTAGGAAACGAGAGTTTTCCTGAATTCTTAAGAGTCTATTGGAATAGTAGACATAAACTCATACGCAAAACAGATTTATTCAAAACGATTCGTAAACATATTAAAAGTAAAGAGGACGCGTTTAAGCTTGTCAAAGAAATTGAGTTGTCGGCTGACGCTTATACTGCCTTGAAGGACATACAAGATGTTCGATGGTCGGAAGAATCAAAGTATTTGAAACAATTAAGTATGTACAGGGTTAAACAGCCTTTCTCGGTACTACTTGCAAGCTATGAAAATTTTTTTGAAAGTGATAGAAAAGGATTTTTATCAATCGTACGTGCGATAAGCATATTATCATTCCGTTATAATGTAATTTGCAATAATCCACCTAATGAACAAGAGCGATTTTACAACAAAATAGCAGTTAGAATTGAATGCAAAGAGTTAAGCTCTGCAAGCTTAGTAATTAAAGCGTTAGATGAAATCTATCCTAAAGATGAGGTTTTTAAAAGTGCATTTGCTGCCAAGCAACTAAAAACTACAGACAATCGCAATAAAAAAATTGTTCGTCACATTCTATGTGAAATTGAGAAAAATGTTAGTGGAGTTGGTAGAGATGAAAATGATGATAAGTTTAATATCGAACATGTCTTACCTGAGAATCCCGATGACTCTTGGGATGATATTGACGATACTAAGATTGACTCGATGACTTATCGATTAGGTAATATGACTCTGCTGGAAACTAGTAATAATCGTGAGGCATCCAATAAGTCATATCAAGAAAAATTGATGATTTATTCTAGAAGTAGTCTAACTATGACTCAAAATTTACCGAAAAATTATAATAAATGGAATTTAAATAGCATTGACAGCCGTCAAAAAAAGCTAGCAAACCTTGCCACTAGTATTTGGAAGATATCAGAATTATCTTAA
- a CDS encoding lytic murein transglycosylase: MRLTPVSTLSLLSLAVGLSFASTAQAAKPPAPDLSNAEFQQCLDGLKNSSKFRGVDSSTFNNYRPSQPDPSVIQSLNYQPEFQKDVWDYLSSLVDKERVEDGIRAKRQWADTLRQIESRYGVKAEHVLGVWGVESNFGQTLGKKPLFESLATLSCFDRRQSYFQGEYANALKIVQNGDIAPSDMTGSWAGAFGQTQFMPSTFLELAVDFDGDGRRDLVNSVPDALASTANFLDKRGYRTGEPWGYEVKLPSGFWAASDRKNKKSISHWRNQGITLANGSPLPNDLSSAGLLLPAGKDGPAFLVGKNFDTFYSYNASENYALAIAHLSDLITKEDSSKTDFVTAWPTDDPGISRQQAKDIQQALLNAGYDIGGVDGIIGDNTRIAIQQYQSSRGILPADGRAGQKFYRAIIGDAGNTAPKSTQYGNQYGQPSNSQPLNPASADRMGQLIQQQTSTPNTYSTQPSAQSPTSGNTRYRRVTGSDGVVKLVRVDEGS, from the coding sequence ATGCGTTTGACTCCAGTTTCTACTTTATCGCTACTTAGCCTTGCTGTTGGGCTGAGTTTTGCTAGCACTGCTCAAGCAGCCAAACCACCAGCGCCAGACTTATCTAATGCCGAGTTTCAACAATGCTTAGACGGTTTGAAAAACTCTAGCAAATTTCGAGGCGTTGATAGCTCTACTTTTAATAACTATCGCCCTAGCCAGCCTGATCCTAGCGTGATTCAGTCATTGAATTATCAGCCAGAGTTTCAAAAAGACGTTTGGGATTATTTATCTTCACTGGTCGATAAAGAGCGTGTAGAAGATGGCATCCGTGCCAAGCGCCAATGGGCGGATACGCTACGTCAAATTGAATCACGCTATGGCGTCAAAGCCGAGCACGTACTAGGTGTATGGGGCGTTGAGTCAAACTTTGGGCAGACATTGGGCAAAAAACCTTTGTTTGAGTCTTTGGCGACGCTGTCTTGTTTTGATCGCCGTCAGAGCTACTTCCAAGGTGAATACGCTAATGCGCTAAAAATCGTCCAAAACGGTGATATCGCGCCAAGTGATATGACAGGCTCATGGGCGGGCGCTTTTGGGCAAACGCAATTTATGCCAAGTACCTTTTTAGAGTTGGCAGTTGATTTTGATGGCGATGGTCGCCGTGATTTGGTCAATAGTGTGCCTGACGCGCTAGCCTCTACCGCCAACTTCTTAGATAAGCGCGGCTATCGCACGGGCGAGCCTTGGGGTTACGAAGTCAAGCTACCCAGTGGGTTTTGGGCAGCGTCTGACCGTAAAAACAAGAAGTCTATTAGCCACTGGCGCAATCAAGGTATCACGCTCGCCAATGGCAGTCCATTGCCAAACGATTTGAGTAGTGCTGGTCTATTATTACCCGCTGGCAAAGATGGTCCTGCTTTCTTAGTCGGTAAAAACTTTGATACGTTTTATTCTTATAATGCGTCAGAAAATTATGCATTGGCAATCGCCCATTTATCAGACTTAATCACTAAAGAGGACAGCAGCAAAACTGACTTTGTCACGGCATGGCCTACCGATGACCCTGGTATCAGTCGCCAGCAAGCCAAAGATATCCAGCAGGCGTTATTGAACGCGGGTTACGATATTGGTGGTGTTGACGGCATTATTGGCGACAATACCCGTATCGCGATTCAGCAATACCAATCTAGTCGTGGTATCTTGCCAGCGGATGGCCGCGCAGGACAGAAATTCTACCGCGCAATCATTGGAGATGCTGGAAACACAGCCCCGAAAAGTACGCAATACGGCAATCAATACGGACAGCCGTCGAATAGCCAGCCTTTAAACCCTGCCTCTGCTGATCGTATGGGACAGTTGATTCAGCAGCAAACGAGTACTCCTAATACTTACTCGACGCAGCCTTCTGCACAATCACCTACCTCTGGTAACACACGCTATCGCCGTGTCACTGGTAGCGACGGTGTGGTGAAGCTCGTTCGTGTTGACGAAGGTTCTTAG
- a CDS encoding DUF4062 domain-containing protein, translated as MPNRRYHIHIICADNDQLLVLDSLAIFFQSRAFLTYDVSSQLPKASLYGRQCIDSCDYALMLIGDSYGTVQRNGVSQMHLSYLNAKAKLKPLIILIKNHHPDASISRQLQEFIKSVTRQDNTIYYYDTETDIEPLLVQAYYNAVTNHQVVGGWLRANEEMIKFSKQTVAERFADLLSTDKTLKENSPPADEFVSDDVSKPIVLLEAFDIQYSAQAYAGGNLTDVTRPLTLTWQEILIALMKIPATFSSYGLQNAVNRLIASKAEQDIKKEMPNVHAVSRCQISQDDLNQLQRQLVSANWIQLTTYGTRVSQELWKLTFHAKNLLNEVHHNSQ; from the coding sequence GTGCCAAACCGTCGCTATCATATTCACATCATATGCGCTGACAATGATCAATTGTTGGTCTTGGACAGCTTGGCGATATTTTTTCAGTCGCGGGCTTTCTTGACCTATGATGTGTCGAGCCAATTGCCAAAAGCATCGCTATATGGTCGACAATGTATCGACTCCTGCGATTATGCACTGATGCTCATTGGAGACAGTTATGGCACCGTGCAAAGGAATGGCGTTAGCCAAATGCATTTGAGCTATTTGAATGCCAAAGCCAAGCTCAAACCGTTAATCATCTTAATCAAAAATCATCATCCAGATGCGAGTATCAGTCGTCAACTGCAAGAATTTATTAAGTCGGTAACTCGGCAGGACAATACGATATATTATTATGATACAGAAACGGATATTGAGCCATTACTTGTACAAGCTTACTATAATGCAGTGACCAATCATCAGGTCGTTGGTGGATGGCTGAGAGCTAATGAGGAGATGATTAAATTTAGCAAGCAAACCGTGGCGGAACGGTTTGCAGATCTATTGTCTACTGACAAAACGCTAAAGGAAAATAGCCCCCCTGCTGATGAGTTCGTCTCTGATGATGTGAGTAAGCCCATTGTATTGTTAGAAGCTTTTGATATTCAATATAGTGCTCAAGCTTATGCAGGTGGCAACCTAACCGATGTTACCAGACCCTTGACCTTAACATGGCAAGAGATATTGATCGCCTTGATGAAAATACCAGCGACCTTTTCGAGCTATGGCTTGCAAAATGCTGTGAATCGCTTGATAGCGTCAAAAGCTGAGCAAGACATCAAAAAAGAGATGCCGAATGTCCATGCCGTCTCGCGCTGCCAAATTTCTCAAGATGATTTGAACCAGCTACAACGTCAGCTAGTGAGTGCAAACTGGATACAGCTCACAACCTATGGCACTCGCGTCTCGCAAGAACTTTGGAAGTTGACCTTCCATGCAAAAAATCTATTGAACGAAGTCCATCATAACTCCCAATGA
- the murI gene encoding glutamate racemase, with product MDIAASNSLNRVKMRSDSFDGKHVEHVESATNAKADIHKTNIGTVINNKKRNAPIGLFDSGVGGLSVYLHLAQQLPAERYVYYADTLNVPYGNRDSADIEALTLTAVDWLYEQGCKLIVIACNSASAYALETARRRYPQLPIVGLVPALKPAISASKTGRVVVLATKATLNGTLLNEVIDHFAKPNNTVVTKYFDPQLVPWVEAGMPEQDDTALRLRQQLTLFAHDGVDQLVLGCTHYPFFKTFLLDEIAQQQLAMQVVDSGQAIAERVKQLLAANQLSALVDNTPDDHCLETTDKTKVVIRPPLIFYATKFDDKLGTLIARLLGKDAILQYCSE from the coding sequence ATGGATATTGCTGCAAGTAATAGCTTAAATAGGGTGAAAATGCGCTCAGATAGCTTTGATGGTAAACATGTTGAGCATGTCGAGAGTGCAACTAATGCTAAAGCTGACATCCATAAAACGAATATTGGCACAGTTATAAATAATAAAAAGCGCAATGCGCCAATCGGATTGTTTGACTCTGGTGTCGGTGGACTGTCAGTTTATCTACATTTGGCACAGCAGTTGCCTGCCGAGCGTTATGTCTATTATGCAGACACCTTAAATGTGCCTTATGGTAATCGTGATAGCGCCGATATTGAAGCGTTGACTTTAACAGCCGTTGATTGGTTGTATGAGCAGGGCTGCAAGCTCATTGTTATTGCTTGTAATAGCGCCTCAGCTTATGCTTTGGAAACAGCCAGACGGCGTTATCCGCAGCTGCCTATCGTCGGATTAGTCCCGGCGCTAAAGCCCGCCATATCGGCGAGCAAAACTGGTCGCGTGGTCGTTTTAGCGACTAAGGCTACCTTGAATGGCACATTGCTTAATGAGGTCATCGATCACTTTGCTAAACCCAACAATACGGTAGTGACCAAATATTTTGATCCGCAATTGGTACCTTGGGTAGAGGCGGGAATGCCAGAGCAGGATGATACTGCTTTAAGATTACGCCAGCAGCTCACATTATTTGCTCATGATGGCGTTGATCAATTGGTACTAGGCTGTACGCACTATCCATTTTTCAAAACGTTTTTGTTAGATGAGATTGCTCAGCAGCAATTGGCGATGCAGGTCGTTGATTCTGGACAAGCCATTGCTGAGCGAGTTAAGCAGCTATTGGCTGCAAACCAGCTGTCTGCATTGGTTGACAATACCCCAGATGATCATTGTTTAGAAACAACTGACAAAACAAAAGTTGTCATTCGACCGCCATTGATTTTTTATGCGACTAAGTTCGATGATAAACTGGGTACTTTAATAGCGCGTTTGCTTGGCAAAGACGCCATCTTGCAATACTGTTCTGAATAG
- a CDS encoding DUF1285 domain-containing protein: MNNNNEDIIQNDETAAKPPKDVLSELNNIDSLSQYLKSTVGKREGRAIPPLDKWHPKDVADMDLVIKANGEWWHEGGQMTRESLVSLFATILWKEDNNGIIEYFLKTPVQKIRIQVEDAPLLINDVGIVNEGNNRWLEFTTTTGDVVRLDDEHTITLKAYNPTGNDTIDQQTAMDMQVRPYMPVRNGLDALVGRNTFYHLTEIGELTEQNGETILTLQSGGKSYELSMPAS; this comes from the coding sequence ATGAATAACAATAATGAAGACATAATTCAAAACGATGAAACGGCAGCTAAACCGCCAAAAGACGTACTATCTGAGCTAAATAATATAGATTCTCTCAGTCAGTATCTAAAGTCTACCGTAGGCAAACGTGAAGGACGTGCCATCCCACCATTGGATAAATGGCACCCAAAAGATGTGGCCGATATGGATCTGGTCATAAAAGCAAATGGCGAGTGGTGGCATGAAGGCGGGCAAATGACCAGAGAGTCATTGGTGAGCTTATTTGCGACTATTCTATGGAAAGAAGACAATAATGGCATCATTGAATATTTTTTGAAGACGCCAGTACAGAAAATTCGTATCCAAGTTGAAGATGCCCCTTTATTAATCAATGACGTCGGTATCGTCAACGAAGGCAATAACCGTTGGCTAGAATTTACCACAACGACTGGCGATGTGGTGCGTTTAGATGATGAGCACACCATCACATTAAAGGCGTATAATCCTACAGGCAATGATACGATTGATCAGCAGACAGCAATGGATATGCAGGTACGTCCTTATATGCCCGTTAGAAATGGTTTGGACGCACTTGTTGGGCGTAATACTTTTTATCATTTGACCGAAATTGGCGAATTGACAGAGCAAAATGGTGAGACGATACTGACGTTACAAAGTGGCGGAAAATCCTATGAGCTGTCGATGCCAGCCAGTTAA
- a CDS encoding electron transfer flavoprotein-ubiquinone oxidoreductase encodes MEFDVIIVGGGPAGLSAAIRLRQLAIAAGNDEFMVCVVEKGSEFGAHTLSGAVIEPRALNELIPDWKEKGAPLNVPATEDRFYYLNSATRSTKVPDSLIPGPMHNNGNYIVSLGNVVRWLAVQAEELEVMMFPGFPADDILYNDDGSVRGVLTGDMGVAANGEAKPSFEPGYELLAKYTIFAEGSRGHLGKRLISRFDLDKDSDPQHYGIGLKELWDVAPEKHEQGVVMHGLGWPLTETGSTGGWWLYFDENNQVSFGLVADLSYHNPYMSPFDEMQRLKTHPVIKNVLEGGKRISYGARALTKGGLNSLPKFTFPGGVLVGDDAGFLNPAKIKGTHTSMKSGMLAAEAIFEALQADRQHDEVVAYTTMYKESWLYQDNYESRNFSPAIHRMGLFMGGAFTFIEHNLLKGKMPLTLHDSLPDYDQLERANHAFQPTYLKPDGKLVFDKLSSVFISNTNHAEDQPVHLKLTDPTVPVSINLPLYAEPARLYCPAGVYEVVKDAEGAKFVINAQNCVHCKTCDIKDPSQNITWVTPEGGGGPNYPNM; translated from the coding sequence ATGGAATTTGACGTTATCATCGTTGGTGGTGGACCTGCTGGGCTATCTGCTGCTATCCGCCTGCGTCAGCTCGCTATCGCTGCTGGTAATGATGAGTTTATGGTTTGTGTGGTCGAAAAAGGTTCTGAGTTTGGTGCGCATACCTTATCAGGTGCTGTCATCGAACCACGCGCCTTGAACGAGCTGATACCAGACTGGAAAGAAAAAGGCGCGCCGCTTAATGTGCCAGCGACCGAAGATCGCTTTTATTATCTAAACTCAGCCACGCGCTCTACTAAAGTACCTGACTCGTTGATTCCAGGACCGATGCACAACAATGGCAACTATATTGTCTCCTTGGGCAATGTGGTGCGCTGGTTGGCGGTACAAGCTGAAGAGCTTGAAGTCATGATGTTCCCAGGCTTCCCTGCAGATGATATTTTATATAACGACGACGGTTCTGTACGTGGTGTCTTAACGGGCGATATGGGTGTGGCTGCCAATGGCGAAGCCAAGCCTAGCTTTGAGCCAGGTTATGAGCTACTTGCTAAATACACTATTTTTGCCGAAGGCAGCCGTGGTCATTTAGGTAAGCGCTTAATCAGCCGTTTTGATCTTGATAAAGACTCAGATCCTCAGCATTATGGTATCGGTCTAAAAGAGCTGTGGGACGTAGCCCCTGAGAAACACGAGCAAGGCGTGGTCATGCACGGTCTTGGCTGGCCATTGACCGAAACAGGCTCTACTGGTGGCTGGTGGTTATATTTCGACGAAAACAACCAAGTAAGCTTTGGTCTTGTCGCTGACTTGTCTTACCACAACCCATATATGTCGCCATTCGATGAGATGCAGCGCCTAAAAACCCATCCCGTCATCAAAAACGTATTGGAAGGCGGCAAGCGTATCTCTTATGGCGCACGTGCTTTGACCAAAGGTGGCTTAAACTCTCTACCGAAATTTACTTTCCCAGGTGGTGTATTGGTCGGTGATGATGCTGGATTCTTGAACCCTGCTAAAATCAAAGGCACACACACATCGATGAAGTCAGGCATGTTAGCCGCCGAAGCCATCTTTGAGGCACTACAGGCCGATCGTCAGCATGATGAAGTCGTTGCTTATACCACCATGTATAAAGAGTCATGGTTGTATCAAGACAACTATGAGTCACGTAACTTCTCGCCTGCAATACATCGCATGGGTCTGTTTATGGGCGGTGCTTTTACCTTTATCGAGCACAACTTATTAAAGGGTAAAATGCCGCTTACCTTACATGACAGCCTGCCAGATTATGATCAGTTAGAGCGTGCCAATCATGCTTTTCAGCCAACCTACCTCAAGCCTGATGGCAAACTGGTATTTGACAAGCTGTCATCGGTATTTATCTCTAATACTAATCATGCAGAAGACCAGCCGGTACATTTGAAACTGACTGATCCAACGGTACCTGTTTCAATTAACTTACCGCTATATGCTGAGCCTGCCCGTTTATACTGCCCAGCTGGGGTATATGAAGTGGTAAAAGATGCCGAAGGAGCTAAGTTTGTGATCAATGCGCAAAACTGTGTGCATTGTAAGACTTGTGATATCAAAGATCCTTCACAGAATATCACTTGGGTAACGCCAGAAGGTGGCGGTGGCCCTAACTATCCTAATATGTAA
- a CDS encoding alanine/glycine:cation symporter family protein, producing the protein MGEGIAGWFNSIVNYGVSIIWGNNDWLIASNPWYGLLMFVLIGAGLYFTIATRFIQFRHFGHMWQLLRVSNQGRKDGGISSFEALMTSLAARVGTGNLAGVAIAIYLGGPGAVFWMWMTAIVGMSTSFIESTLAQAYKVPHNDNVYRGGPAYYIEKGLGQRWLAIFFSLCLLVAFGLAFNGVQSNTIAQATNEAFGVPTWMTGLVLVVLVAPVVFGGLRSVARIAGKIVPVMAILYILLALFIIVTNFSQFPAAIVLIVKSAFGFEQAAGGVIGYGIAQAMINGIKRGLFSNEAGMGSAPNAAATAKSHPDHPAVQGFMQMLGVFMDTLVICTATASIIILSGVVDPSVEQEGIQLTQLALSQYVGDMGVIFVAIAIFFFSFTSIIANYSYGESNLEFISGAKNAKVMIMIFRFMVLGMVFVGAIASLPAIWNFADLSMGLMALVNLVAILILSPVALRILRDYERQIKEGKTGDQIKFNPDDFVKLKDEANRDAWTD; encoded by the coding sequence ATGGGTGAAGGGATAGCAGGTTGGTTTAATAGCATCGTCAATTATGGTGTCAGCATCATTTGGGGCAACAATGATTGGTTGATTGCGAGTAACCCTTGGTATGGATTACTGATGTTCGTACTAATTGGTGCGGGTCTTTATTTTACCATTGCCACACGTTTTATTCAGTTTCGCCACTTTGGGCATATGTGGCAGCTATTGCGCGTGTCCAATCAAGGGCGTAAAGATGGCGGCATCAGCTCATTTGAGGCGCTGATGACCTCATTGGCAGCGCGGGTCGGTACAGGTAACTTGGCAGGGGTCGCAATCGCGATTTACCTTGGCGGTCCGGGTGCAGTATTTTGGATGTGGATGACTGCGATCGTCGGTATGTCGACCAGCTTTATCGAATCAACATTAGCACAAGCCTATAAAGTGCCGCACAATGACAATGTGTACCGCGGTGGACCAGCTTATTATATCGAAAAAGGTCTCGGTCAGCGCTGGCTAGCGATATTTTTCTCATTATGCTTATTAGTAGCGTTCGGCTTAGCCTTTAATGGCGTGCAGTCAAATACCATCGCACAAGCGACCAACGAAGCATTTGGGGTTCCAACGTGGATGACAGGCTTGGTATTGGTTGTATTAGTTGCACCAGTGGTATTCGGTGGTTTGCGCTCGGTTGCTCGTATCGCGGGTAAAATCGTACCCGTGATGGCGATTCTCTATATCCTATTAGCCTTGTTCATTATCGTGACGAATTTTAGTCAATTCCCAGCGGCGATTGTGTTAATTGTTAAATCAGCATTTGGTTTTGAGCAAGCAGCAGGCGGGGTGATTGGTTATGGTATTGCTCAGGCAATGATTAACGGTATCAAGCGTGGTCTGTTTTCAAACGAAGCGGGTATGGGTTCAGCGCCTAATGCGGCGGCAACGGCGAAGAGTCATCCCGATCATCCAGCGGTGCAAGGATTTATGCAAATGCTGGGTGTATTTATGGATACGCTTGTCATTTGTACGGCAACGGCGTCGATTATTATTTTGTCCGGTGTGGTCGATCCTAGTGTTGAGCAAGAAGGTATTCAGCTGACTCAGTTGGCACTGTCGCAGTATGTGGGTGATATGGGTGTTATCTTCGTTGCGATTGCTATTTTCTTCTTCTCTTTCACCTCTATCATTGCCAATTATAGCTATGGTGAGTCAAATCTTGAATTCATCTCTGGTGCCAAAAATGCCAAAGTCATGATCATGATATTCCGCTTTATGGTACTTGGTATGGTATTTGTGGGTGCTATTGCCAGTCTTCCTGCCATATGGAACTTCGCTGACTTATCAATGGGTCTAATGGCACTCGTTAACTTAGTGGCTATTTTAATCTTGTCACCCGTAGCGCTGCGCATATTGCGTGATTACGAGCGTCAGATTAAAGAAGGTAAAACTGGCGATCAAATTAAGTTTAATCCTGATGACTTTGTGAAGCTTAAAGACGAAGCCAATCGTGATGCATGGACAGATTAA
- a CDS encoding DUF4212 domain-containing protein codes for MENHNDPSGYWRANVRLILGSLFIWALCSYGFGILLRPLLAGIKIGGTDLGFWFAQQGSIGVFIVLIFFYAWRMNKLDKQYGVDEE; via the coding sequence ATGGAAAACCACAACGATCCATCCGGTTATTGGCGTGCCAATGTCCGTCTCATTTTAGGTAGCCTATTTATTTGGGCGCTATGCTCATACGGGTTTGGTATTTTGTTACGTCCTCTCTTAGCAGGTATTAAAATCGGTGGTACCGACTTGGGCTTTTGGTTTGCTCAGCAAGGATCCATTGGGGTATTTATCGTTTTAATTTTCTTCTACGCTTGGCGTATGAATAAGTTAGATAAACAATACGGCGTAGACGAGGAATAG